ATTACCATGCTGAGATTAGCTCCTGTTTCTAAACAAATACTGGAAAGGTGAATTTCTTCCCCTAAAAACATTCTACAGCATAGTTAGCAATGTGCACTAAATGCTCATAACCTACAGTCATCTTCCAGAAAATAACTTGAAGAAGCTGTCAGTTCACATCATCAAGTCTAAACTACTTAACTGTGTATGGAGCCTTTAAGCTTCTGTTGAaagccaaagcagcaaacaagcTTAGAGGTCTGTAATCAGAGATGCCAGGCAGCAAGACAGCTTACAGGCTGGTTTTATACGCACCAGAAATATGTCAGCTCAAGAAGCATCACAGAGTGAGGCAAGATTTCCTGCAAGAACATTTTAGTTACCTGGAGCCTGATTTCTATAATCCGCCCTGGTACTTCCAGCAACCACAGCAGACCATGAAACACTTTAGAATGGGCACTTCAGCATTCACCTGACATGCTTTTTAACAcaaggaacaaacaaaaagaatgaTCTAGTTTGGAACTTGAGGAGttctcctgctccagagccagcaggatgCAAAAGGAGCCAGAAGGCCTAATTCAAGTGCCAAAATGTACCTCAGCAGTATCACACATCTTCTGGGAGATGCAGCTTCGCTCACGAAGCTCATAGGCAAGGAGAGCCAAGGCTGGGATCCACGGACGGAGCTGCACATGGCCCAGAACCTGCTGCCACCCCACCTGAGCCTGCTGCAGACGCTGCCAGAGCGGCTCACATGCTCCATGAGCACTGAGTCAtgctgctcaggctgcaaaCCAAGGGGGAATTGTCTCAGCAGCCCCGGGACGGAGCCTGCGAGCAGCGGCTCACGGCATGCAAACGCACCTGGAACAGACAGCTACATGCACACGCCACTTTAAGAAAAGAGTGAAGCCTTTTCTTAAAGGCCTCTTTATTTCTAAATTCCTTcaaaacataaattaatttaaacaaatcaGATGCAAAACACCTGCATTTTAAATTCCCATATATTTTACTGTATCAATCACAGCAACCTCATACAGTAAGATACACAAAAATAGAGCATGGTATCACTTCAATTCAACACAGGCTTGTACTACAGGATTCCATGACATATGTACAGAGGACTTCTCTTTTTCAGAGCAGGTATAGCCCCTGCCCTGGTCACCATAAAAATTACGTGGCATCACAGTTTTAGTTATTCACTGTAGTGTGAGGAGCCATATGGAAATTGAACCGGTGAACTAGAAGATACACTGTAGAGCAGCCAAACAGGCATGAAACTGCAGAAGGtgaacaaaacccaaataacCACCAAAATTAAAACCACCCTTAGACTGCATTTTAATagtaaaattgtttttaaattcttcacTATATACATAATGTATCTACATTTGTgtcatatttatatatatatatatatatttataaaaaacatACAAGATTGAAAACCTTAAAATCATTCACTTAAACAATATTCACCCCAACGCTCAGGGTCAGCAAGGCAGCACTTGCCCTTGACATTATGCTCAGCTGCAGTTCCTTGATTCAGAATTTCCCTGATTGTTAAACATTCTGTTCACTTTGTTTCTTAGTGCAAACTGGACAGTAACTTATTGTTCTCAGCCCTCTGTAAGACCCAGGTTTCATCTCATTTCCATAAATGCTTCTGACACCCAGTTAtggctaaaattattttagctatTTTACAACACTAGCCTATGTAATTTTCCCCCCTACCTACCTGAagcccccccaccccaaaaaatgtaAGACAAACGATCATTCATGCATGTTCCTGTCACACAGGGAGTGATGGACATTGAAGTTGAGAAGCCTAGACTCTAACAGTGATTAAAAACCCCGAAGTGAATCATTTCAGTGCAAAGTGGACTACAGTTTACATCTCAGCTAGAGTTctttacagatattttaaacacatttaattCTGCACATCAGATTAGGTTGCCTGATACTTTGTGCTAACTAGCTATAGTTGGAATAAGGGAGTTAGGATTCTTAggggttttcttttaataaaaaactaaaGTCTATTCATAGCCAGGTGGTGTTTGGGGGTCAGACTGTACAGAGCCCAACACAAGGGAGTCCTGGCTCTCAGCCAGAGTTCCCATGTGCTATAGGAGGAGACAAAGGTCATCATCTGATTCACATCCATAACTGATGGGTTCACTTGAACAGGAGTCACAAATGAGCTCTGATTTTAACCAGGCCAGTGCTTTACTTGCTGGACTACACTACAGACAGATTGGCAGTGAATTTGGGAGCAAGCAGAACATTGATACTTACAATTTCCATAACCACAAAGAAAAAGCGTGCACTGAGAGCAAAATCCTGCAATTCTTAGACAAGACTCCACTCAGATGAGCGTCAGCCTtatcagagggaaaaaaaatgtcagaTTAAAACCCAAGAACTGATCAGAGCCAAGAACATCATTCTGCCACAGTGGCTATAATAAGCTATGAAATACAgtacaaggaaaaacaaaaagtcacctgAACAAATAACCCAGAGAGACTTCATAGTTATAATGATTCTACCACTTTTAAGAACTcaacatattaaatatttattaaaaataaactgtttcCAAATCACCTATTTACAGTACAAAGAACAGTACTTAAACCATgtgcaacagaaagaaaatggacaCTCATCTGAGAGGACAACACTCCAGGCATCATCTGAGTGACACAGATACAGGATCACCTCTTTAAAATACCATACAGTGAAACCCAGAAGGATGATATTGGcaacactggaaaataaagcaCGTATTGTCCAGATTTAGGTTATATAAGCTCGAGATAAACAAccaggagagaaggggagaaggaggaaacaaAGACAAGAGGAAGAGAGGTTATGGTGTTTGCATTTTGGAGATCAAGAAATGCAGACACACATCAAAAAATAGTCCTTGTTGGCAAAACAAGCCATTCTCATATTTCCTGCACATTTTGAAGTCATACTTTATCAAAAACTGGCAGTGGTTTCATCACTCATAGAAAACGAGAATCTTAATtctcagattttgttttcaaatactgCCTGGTTTTATTTGGGCAAGATATGATATAATAGGAAGGTATGatgtcactttttaaaaatacaacagctGCCaagttttaaggaaaaatgtgCTCTTCTCCCCCATGTAAGTTAAAAAGCAATGCTCATTTAGGAATTACCTAAATTATAGCAGCATGAAATCTAATGGATCTGCAGCATCTGTGAAGCCACAAAAATCAAGAACTGGCACCTGATCACTGAACCATGGTTCCAAATATCTGGACATGTGATTTTGGCAAGAGGTCAGTGTGGAGTCAGAACATTAGTTAGGATagccctttcctctcccccttcccttcccaaacagACTCTCGCAGTCTATCTGTAAACCACGTGGGACAGCTGGGATGATTTGTAGTTCAGCTGGTTGTTGGGCAGGAACCTGTGCAGGTCGCTCTTCCTGCAGCACGGGTCGTAGTAGTAGGCGCTGAGGCAGGAGTCGCACGAGACCTTGGAGCAGAAGGTGCACGTGTTGGCCGCGCCCGAGCGGTTGCAGAAGCCGCAGCGCGAGGTGCCCGAGGGCTTGGGCTTGGAAGCAAactgagcagctctgtcttGACTCTGAGTCTGAGATGTGTACTGAGATTTCTCCCTCAGAGCCGAGGCAGGAGACAAGCCATCGCTCGGGAGCGCTTTGATGGAGTAGGAGCTCTGCTTCACTGCTGGGTACTCCTGCCTCGAGCCGAACAGGCTGTCACACTTCTGGCAGACAGAAGCGCCACAGGGTATGCCACAGTTCTGGCACTTGGAGGAAGCTGTCTCTTTGGCTAGGTGGGTGCGTTTGTGGTAAACTGGGTTGGCATCGCTTCTTAACAGCCATACATCAGGCTTAATAGCgtcttgtcttttaaaatttaacacGCTTCTAGAATCAGGGTCAGTATATAAATCTAAGTCCTCTTGAGCAGAAAAATAGGAGCTGTAAGGGACATTTGTTCTTAGCATGCCATTGTGATGAGAGGAAGTTGGCAAGTATTCATCTGAACAGCCGTGAGGGGAGCTGGACATGGTCAGCAGAGAGGGCGAGGGACGGATGATTTCATCTTTAATGTCATCTTCCGCATCGACCAAAATCGGCTCCTTCCTGAGGCTCAGCGAGCTCATCAGAGGGGGTTTCTTACTCTCCCAGTAGCTGTCATATGCATCCACGGATTTGGAAGGCTTGCTGACCTTAGGCTTGTAGTAGTCCTTGGAGGCGCGCTCGCTGGCGGATTTCTGGAGCACCATGCGCGCCATGGACGTGTTCAGGCTCTCCTTGCACTCCAGGCGCC
The genomic region above belongs to Camarhynchus parvulus chromosome 20, STF_HiC, whole genome shotgun sequence and contains:
- the SPATA2 gene encoding spermatogenesis-associated protein 2 encodes the protein MDTKYKDDLFRKYVQFHECKLNASDNKQRPINDEYLRVAAAALLCLPKIDPFYRFRLIKFYEMAENSLRSVKSSSLHCLHNAFNMLETVGINLFLYPWKKEFKNIKTYTGPFVYYVKSALTEDDVRQILNYMGYVQELGTTFKLKEQVDAIQVKMISFELFLAKVECEQLLEIHLQVKDKGYSEVDVVQERKSSSEDVRGCSEAMRRRLECKESLNTSMARMVLQKSASERASKDYYKPKVSKPSKSVDAYDSYWESKKPPLMSSLSLRKEPILVDAEDDIKDEIIRPSPSLLTMSSSPHGCSDEYLPTSSHHNGMLRTNVPYSSYFSAQEDLDLYTDPDSRSVLNFKRQDAIKPDVWLLRSDANPVYHKRTHLAKETASSKCQNCGIPCGASVCQKCDSLFGSRQEYPAVKQSSYSIKALPSDGLSPASALREKSQYTSQTQSQDRAAQFASKPKPSGTSRCGFCNRSGAANTCTFCSKVSCDSCLSAYYYDPCCRKSDLHRFLPNNQLNYKSSQLSHVVYR